In Candidatus Pelagibacter sp. HIMB1321, a single genomic region encodes these proteins:
- a CDS encoding LamG-like jellyroll fold domain-containing protein: MKNHNKQKGFVLVFVIAVVSALSIMTGAMFFYYDNDLKSVSRNSVMQQVNLAAETGLQEGQKWISDQLNSNSFSLVDIQNTLSVEDSDNKCLNRHGFTNSSEDVYYAKRIFANLGTDDKKFEDMSYEVYVQRHADIVRSIYFSAEGSSGDSDRDTTYTDRSFALVEQFKDFPTEQFTIEMWIKNMQTTSTYNMHAFEWGREWDLVFKVLNDEWSPRLGEVRLDNQGDVGTPVKDEWVHIAWVWDGGDPDSTDTGNVRIYQNGSLVGTFNADIGKRSKSGYENPPETLPEMDVWPLAIGEGLHGFSPSSYLSGAPVIQSVPWLGNISEMRIWNISRSETDIANNNRRRLTGSEPGLVSYYKFNEGSGNTAVDYNTSRGSNRTNDATIYGIGNKGTLWQTEIVKYPVISTTDDAPAINVPPGEDVVYYKILSCGNGPQGQIVPLELIVSAPVQKGDVGDGKIALTSEDLDNLTGQEGTPLKTPLSNYIAQQGVAGDIKIQTKDNTNTNFYVFKRSMEQCSNSTSFADFSAASSYDEGDCAEFEDKLYYLEKDDGKSASEDFIEDDWSEVLGSDCDGVQFTSSLNDNSYGHYYKYFSTAPNVTSDLGYNGDSIDWWEAKRRAEQSTCGGMRGYLVSIESAAENEFIKDSVLCDSSTESGCSGITPFHVAAGETRAEYYGSRLDDQNDMHFVWLSNSDWRNPTANATNMQSESGPLMGMRVAFENWQIPGGANQEPNNVNEPYADMELNRSDSGRQDGGWNDLRRIPNCNGSGLDCITGYVVEYGGFDHFNLEHDINQDGDTDDADEIDISDRNFCVARATIEADTYVAPIDGNTDGDLLDLDADTNPDVIEDYLKLDTDAEDYPSAITGDTSSSSVDHDTSDDYPGWNAYTGVLTMVHSGKPDDWSSTTTYSANDFVWFNNRVWQNTSGGTITGGSSLDLTQTPTINNPHNWTMIEGNESDAPCADVDVWTQAFESIKYYNSKEVDAEDGENPFAYEGTDGTDGTEGESEETTTASLGERTILFSLGPLHVEEHRDGYNHFYEFYEFPARPAGTANASQNLYNNKNRRMNEAFSLSRQLDYFGKSGYLATITSESENDIITTKAVGNGWMGGLAMSDNANTTANLNKCGGFRQRSNRAQATADFQALRDFENIPFYRNGETYSANTRYIRNIVEKYQTTTAYTISSISKANPALITTSSAHGLTSDDIIKIADDSTANQMNVDGMTQLATGFYRVRVVSNTTFRLVDLDTRENINSTSWSDYTANSARMWRLEGYQNEYYRKGSTSLTASNANPQSQSGLTLFYKDPKIALSSNAAITGNNTKRYFTDSFTNVDDTVGSTECPVWRWMTGPEGMLWNGRGLAFAPTRTASGTPSANNGTWERGVTAGSNDPQGQQIGEVFVDGMPFRNWNGTGEPNNVAETEHGIHLLGTHFSDDAELTWNDLHNWSASYSNNFDYSIRGVVLEYGGMENDEDPNIRIAIKRVIKLYDRRVTKAIVRIKSGAETGDKLVAGTDELNAVSITASGNESSEVTLSGDATCKNYVDLIKSMYFEHNASADGTREIEVFLGDVQKPTGAEHYYQLKETQLSYNQANFQASYQNLCGIQGYLANVTTSADLDALEELGVTNDKQVWVNGTDECQGGIFRSGFWRYTSGPWQDKEFWRVRLNVPVGTNQEVIDNIENQASCNFSTTRSSQASVRVGPFESSNWISSHPAANTNDYLVFQQTNAASTTGILTRGGMASSDVEGFVTRYGGSVGDFTGADIEEEDNDINVLLGPIRAEISFFNDGSDNSIFISDEDTVKVDTSGDRALSTGWSKAADFVASSNTPMRITSPAGQVVTIQQWRDELQKVYYENIDTSDFTPGNRKIKIELVYGDTNLNQEIGTVKAIGSRNAVTVTPISWNNR; this comes from the coding sequence ACTTTAAGTGTAGAAGACTCAGACAACAAATGTTTAAATAGACATGGTTTTACAAATTCTAGTGAAGATGTTTATTATGCCAAAAGAATATTTGCCAATCTTGGAACTGATGACAAAAAATTTGAAGACATGTCATATGAAGTCTATGTTCAAAGACATGCAGATATAGTACGATCAATATATTTTTCAGCAGAAGGTTCTTCAGGAGATAGCGATCGCGACACCACTTACACAGACCGTTCATTTGCATTAGTAGAACAATTTAAAGATTTTCCAACTGAACAATTTACGATTGAGATGTGGATTAAAAATATGCAAACCACATCCACATATAATATGCATGCATTTGAATGGGGGAGAGAGTGGGATTTAGTCTTTAAAGTTTTAAACGATGAGTGGTCACCAAGGTTAGGTGAAGTAAGATTAGATAATCAAGGTGATGTTGGAACCCCTGTGAAAGATGAGTGGGTTCATATCGCTTGGGTTTGGGATGGAGGTGATCCTGATAGTACGGATACTGGCAATGTTAGGATTTATCAAAATGGATCTTTAGTGGGAACTTTTAATGCAGACATTGGAAAAAGAAGTAAATCGGGTTATGAAAATCCTCCAGAAACATTACCTGAAATGGACGTTTGGCCACTTGCTATAGGTGAGGGTCTACATGGTTTTTCACCTAGCAGTTACCTGTCTGGTGCTCCTGTAATTCAAAGTGTTCCTTGGCTAGGAAATATTTCTGAAATGAGAATTTGGAATATTTCAAGATCTGAAACAGATATTGCAAATAACAACAGAAGAAGACTGACAGGTTCTGAACCAGGACTTGTCTCTTATTATAAATTTAATGAAGGTTCTGGTAATACTGCGGTTGATTATAATACCTCAAGAGGATCAAATAGAACTAATGATGCAACAATTTATGGAATAGGTAATAAAGGAACTTTATGGCAAACAGAAATTGTTAAATATCCAGTAATCTCTACGACTGATGATGCACCAGCGATTAATGTTCCACCGGGAGAAGATGTTGTTTATTATAAAATTTTGTCGTGTGGAAATGGTCCTCAAGGTCAAATTGTTCCTTTAGAATTAATCGTTTCAGCACCTGTTCAAAAAGGAGATGTTGGAGATGGTAAAATTGCACTTACTTCAGAGGATTTAGACAACTTAACTGGACAAGAAGGTACTCCATTAAAAACACCATTAAGCAATTATATTGCGCAACAAGGCGTAGCAGGAGATATTAAAATTCAAACTAAAGATAATACAAACACAAACTTTTATGTATTTAAAAGATCCATGGAACAATGCAGTAACTCAACTAGCTTTGCTGATTTCAGTGCCGCTTCATCTTATGATGAAGGGGACTGTGCAGAGTTTGAAGATAAATTATATTATCTTGAAAAGGATGATGGAAAATCAGCTAGTGAAGATTTTATTGAAGATGATTGGTCCGAAGTATTAGGCAGTGATTGTGATGGTGTTCAGTTTACTTCATCTTTAAATGATAATAGTTATGGGCATTATTATAAATATTTTTCAACTGCTCCAAATGTAACCTCAGACCTTGGTTACAACGGTGACTCTATAGATTGGTGGGAAGCAAAAAGAAGAGCAGAGCAATCTACTTGTGGCGGTATGCGTGGTTATTTAGTATCAATTGAAAGTGCAGCTGAAAATGAGTTTATTAAAGACTCTGTATTGTGTGACAGTAGTACAGAAAGTGGTTGTTCAGGAATTACACCTTTCCATGTAGCTGCAGGAGAAACTAGAGCTGAGTATTATGGATCAAGGTTAGATGATCAAAATGATATGCATTTTGTCTGGTTATCAAACTCAGATTGGAGAAATCCAACAGCAAATGCAACAAATATGCAGTCAGAATCCGGTCCTTTAATGGGTATGAGAGTAGCTTTTGAAAACTGGCAGATACCAGGAGGCGCCAATCAAGAACCAAATAATGTTAATGAACCATATGCAGATATGGAACTTAATAGGAGTGATAGCGGAAGACAAGATGGTGGATGGAATGATTTAAGAAGAATCCCTAATTGTAATGGTAGTGGGCTAGATTGCATTACTGGTTATGTTGTTGAATATGGCGGATTTGATCATTTTAATTTGGAGCATGATATTAATCAAGATGGTGACACTGATGATGCAGATGAGATTGATATTAGTGATCGTAATTTCTGTGTTGCAAGAGCAACTATCGAAGCAGATACATATGTGGCTCCTATTGATGGAAATACAGATGGAGACTTATTAGACCTTGATGCAGATACAAACCCAGATGTTATTGAAGATTATTTAAAGTTGGATACTGATGCAGAAGATTATCCTTCAGCTATAACAGGAGATACTTCTTCATCTTCAGTTGATCACGATACCAGTGATGATTATCCAGGATGGAACGCTTATACAGGTGTTTTAACTATGGTTCATTCTGGTAAACCAGATGATTGGAGTTCTACAACAACATATTCTGCTAATGATTTTGTGTGGTTTAATAATAGAGTTTGGCAAAATACATCAGGAGGAACAATCACGGGTGGTTCTTCTTTAGATTTAACTCAAACTCCAACGATTAATAATCCACATAATTGGACCATGATTGAAGGAAATGAATCTGATGCACCTTGTGCTGATGTTGATGTTTGGACGCAAGCTTTCGAATCTATAAAATACTACAACTCAAAAGAAGTAGATGCTGAAGACGGAGAAAATCCATTTGCTTATGAAGGAACAGATGGCACAGATGGTACAGAAGGTGAGTCTGAAGAAACAACTACAGCCTCGCTTGGAGAAAGAACAATATTATTTTCTCTAGGTCCTCTTCATGTTGAAGAACATCGAGATGGATATAATCATTTTTATGAATTTTATGAATTTCCTGCAAGACCAGCTGGAACTGCTAATGCAAGCCAAAATTTATATAACAATAAAAATAGAAGAATGAATGAAGCATTCTCTTTATCTAGACAATTAGATTATTTTGGAAAAAGTGGATACCTCGCAACAATCACTAGTGAGTCTGAAAATGATATCATTACCACTAAAGCAGTTGGTAATGGGTGGATGGGAGGACTAGCAATGTCAGATAATGCAAACACTACAGCTAATTTGAATAAATGTGGTGGGTTCCGACAAAGATCAAATAGAGCTCAAGCTACTGCCGATTTTCAAGCGTTAAGAGATTTTGAAAACATACCTTTTTATCGAAATGGTGAAACGTATAGTGCTAATACAAGATATATAAGAAATATTGTTGAAAAATATCAAACAACAACGGCTTATACTATTTCTTCAATTTCAAAAGCTAATCCGGCATTAATTACAACAAGTTCAGCACATGGACTTACCAGTGATGATATCATTAAAATTGCAGATGACAGTACTGCCAATCAAATGAATGTTGATGGTATGACACAACTTGCAACAGGATTTTATAGAGTAAGAGTTGTCTCTAATACAACTTTTAGATTAGTTGATTTAGATACTAGAGAAAATATAAATTCAACATCATGGTCTGATTACACAGCAAATTCGGCTCGAATGTGGAGATTAGAGGGATATCAAAATGAATATTACAGAAAAGGATCTACATCCTTAACAGCTTCTAATGCAAATCCACAATCTCAATCTGGTTTGACTTTGTTTTATAAAGATCCAAAAATAGCTTTATCTTCTAATGCAGCTATTACAGGCAATAATACAAAAAGATATTTTACAGATTCATTCACTAATGTAGATGACACCGTAGGCAGCACGGAATGTCCTGTATGGAGATGGATGACAGGTCCTGAAGGAATGCTTTGGAATGGGAGAGGTCTTGCTTTTGCTCCAACTCGAACAGCTTCTGGAACACCATCTGCAAATAATGGAACATGGGAAAGGGGTGTTACAGCTGGCTCAAATGACCCTCAAGGTCAACAAATTGGTGAAGTATTTGTTGATGGTATGCCATTTAGAAATTGGAATGGAACTGGAGAGCCAAATAATGTTGCAGAAACAGAGCATGGTATCCATTTGTTAGGTACTCATTTTTCAGATGATGCTGAACTGACATGGAATGATTTACACAATTGGAGTGCAAGTTACTCAAATAACTTTGATTATTCTATTAGAGGAGTGGTTCTTGAATATGGTGGTATGGAAAATGATGAAGACCCAAATATTAGAATTGCAATTAAAAGAGTAATTAAATTGTATGATAGAAGAGTAACCAAAGCAATTGTAAGAATAAAATCTGGAGCTGAAACTGGTGACAAGCTTGTGGCAGGTACTGATGAATTAAATGCAGTTAGCATAACTGCTTCTGGAAACGAAAGTAGCGAAGTAACATTATCTGGAGATGCAACTTGTAAAAATTATGTTGATTTAATTAAATCCATGTATTTTGAACATAATGCATCTGCTGATGGAACAAGAGAAATAGAAGTATTTTTAGGGGATGTCCAAAAACCAACTGGTGCAGAACATTATTACCAGTTGAAAGAAACTCAATTAAGTTACAATCAAGCAAACTTTCAAGCAAGTTATCAAAATCTTTGTGGTATTCAAGGATACTTGGCAAATGTAACTACATCTGCCGATCTTGATGCTTTAGAAGAGCTTGGAGTAACTAATGATAAACAAGTTTGGGTTAATGGTACTGATGAGTGTCAAGGTGGAATTTTTAGATCTGGATTTTGGAGATATACATCTGGACCTTGGCAGGATAAGGAATTTTGGCGAGTTAGATTGAATGTACCTGTTGGCACAAATCAAGAAGTGATTGATAATATAGAAAATCAGGCAAGTTGTAATTTCTCTACAACAAGATCTAGTCAAGCAAGTGTAAGGGTTGGACCTTTTGAAAGTTCAAATTGGATCAGTTCTCATCCAGCTGCAAATACAAATGATTATCTTGTTTTTCAACAAACCAATGCAGCGTCAACCACTGGAATTTTAACGCGAGGTGGAATGGCTAGTTCTGATGTGGAAGGATTTGTGACAAGATATGGAGGAAGTGTTGGTGATTTTACAGGCGCTGACATTGAGGAGGAAGATAATGATATCAATGTTCTATTAGGTCCAATTAGAGCAGAAATTTCTTTCTTCAATGATGGTAGTGACAACAGTATATTCATAAGTGACGAGGATACTGTTAAAGTTGATACATCAGGAGATAGAGCATTATCCACAGGTTGGTCTAAAGCAGCAGATTTTGTTGCATCAAGCAATACTCCAATGAGAATTACTTCACCAGCAGGGCAGGTTGTAACTATTCAGCAATGGAGAGATGAACTTCAAAAAGTTTATTATGAAAATATTGATACAAGTGACTTTACACCAGGAAACCGAAAAATTAAAATTGAACTTGTTTATGGTGATACAAATTTAAATCAGGAAATTGGTACAGTAAAAGCTATCGGTAGCAGAAATGCTGTAACTGTTACCCCAATCTCGTGGAATAACAGATAG